From Scomber scombrus chromosome 9, fScoSco1.1, whole genome shotgun sequence, one genomic window encodes:
- the lrrtm2 gene encoding leucine-rich repeat transmembrane neuronal protein 2, with amino-acid sequence MGFHSRWPMVGPAPAALCLCVISMLLVCLLPPASCTTCPQKCRCEDLQFYCDTQGLQAPPDGVDKGALGLSLRHNSITELSPDQFYGFSQLTWLHLDHNQITTVQEDAFQGLYKLKDLNLSSNRITKLPNTTFIHLINLQILDLSFNQMTALEPELFHGLRKLQILHLRSNLLRTTPVRAFWDCRSLEYLGLSSNRLRSLARNGFAGLIKLKELHLEHNQLTKINLAHFPRLVALQFLYLQWNKINNLTCGMEWTWTTLEKLDLTGNEIRVLTPDVFQTLPNLKILLLDNNKLSSLDPKVMDMWQSLGTIGLSSNLWECTKRICSLATWLSTFKGRWEHSILCHSPEYAQGEEILDAVYGFQLCQNFSAPVIQTISTTTDATTAAEITSSLFGIMQPTTTQDYAEDFGSFTTVTTTTTTTQSPRNAQATTTTTEEAAVTDDFSAMDNTVMTHRVIIGTMALLFSFFFIIFVVYISRKCCPPTLRRIRHCSAIQNRRQMRTQQRQPMADLATQVPYNEYEPSHEEGALVIINGYGQCKCQQLPYKECEV; translated from the exons ATGG GTTTCCATTCAAGGTGGCCAATGGTGGGACCTGCACCAGCggctctgtgtctgtgtgtgatcaGCATGCTCCTAGTGTGCCTGCTGCCTCCTGCATCATGCACAACTTGCCCTCAAAAATGCCGCTGTGAGGACCTGCAGTTCTACTGCGACACCCAGGGGCTACAGGCACCCCCAGATGGCGTGGACAAGGGGGCCCTGGGGCTGTCACTACGCCACAACAGCATCACTGAGCTCAGCCCGGATCAATTCTATGGTTTCAGCCAGCTCACCTGGCTTCATCTAGACCACAACCAGATTACCACGGTACAAGAGGATGCCTTTCAAGGGCTCTACAAGCTAAAGGACCTCAATCTGAGCTCCAATCGTATCACCAAGTTGCCCAACACAACCTTCATCCACCTCATCAATCTCCAGATTCTGGACCTGTCCTTCAATCAGATGACTGCATTGGAACCAGAACTGTTTCATGGACTAAGGAAGCTCCAAATACTTCACCTCCGCTCCAATTTACTTCGCACCACACCTGTTCGGGCGTTCTGGGACTGTCGCAGCCTGGAATATCTGGGCTTGAGCAGCAACCGTCTACGGAGTCTGGCCCGAAATGGATTTGCTGGGCTCATTAAGCTCAAAGAGCTCCACTTGGAGCACAATCAGCTGACAAAGATCAACTTGGCCCATTTCCCTCGCCTAGTTGCCCTCCAGTTTCTATATCTGCAATGGAATAAGATCAACAACCTAACATGTGGCATGGAGTGGACCTGGACCACTTTAGAGAAGCTGGACCTCACAGGAAATGAGATCCGTGTCCTGACACCTGATGTGTTTCAAACGCTGCCAAATTTAAAGATTTTGCTGCTGGATAACAACAAACTAAGCAGTCTGGATCCCAAAGTCATGGATATGTGGCAGTCTCTGGGTACCATTGGGCTGTCTAGCAACCTTTGGGAATGTACCAAAAGGATTTGCTCTCTGGCCACTTGGCTAAGCACCTTTAAGGGTAGGTGGGAACACTCCATTCTCTGCCATAGTCCTGAGTATGCCCAAGGTGAGGAGATACTTGATGCCGTTTATGGATTCCAGCTTTGCCAGAATTTTTCAGCGCCAGTTATTCAGACCATTAGTACGACAACAGACGCTACTACAGCTGCAGAGATCACAAGCTCCTTGTTTGGAATTATGCAGCCGACCACGACGCAGGACTATGCAGAGGATTTTGGGAGCTTTACCACAGTCACAaccacaacaaccacaacacaaAGTCCACGCAATGCTCAAGCAACGACCACCACGACGGAAGAGGCAGCTGTAACGGATGACTTCTCGGCAATGGACAACACTGTTATGACTCATAGGGTTATCATTGGAACTATGGCCCTtctattttcattctttttcatcattttcgTTGTGTATATCTCACGGAAGTGCTGCCCTCCCACCTTGCGCCGGATACGCCACTGTTCGGCTATCCAGAACCGCAGACAGATGAGGACCCAGCAGCGGCAGCCTATGGCAGATCTAGCTACACAGGTACCTTATAATGAGTATGAGCCCAGCCATGAAGAGGGGGCACTCGTGATCATCAACGGCTATGGGCAGTGCAAGTGTCAGCAACTGCCTTACAAAGAGTGTGAAGTATGA